A stretch of the Candidatus Jettenia sp. AMX2 genome encodes the following:
- a CDS encoding DUF86 domain-containing protein, which produces MSEERLIQDYLNDIIESLMDIRAFTKGMTYENFINDRKTVKAVVRCLEIIGEAANKIPKHIREIYSEIPWEEIIGMRNKLIHEYFGLDLSIIWQTKEDDLLLLENTVQRMLSDLYDK; this is translated from the coding sequence ATGTCTGAAGAAAGGCTTATTCAGGATTATCTCAATGACATAATTGAATCGTTGATGGATATTAGAGCGTTTACTAAAGGGATGACCTATGAGAATTTTATAAATGACAGAAAGACAGTAAAGGCTGTAGTGAGATGCCTGGAGATTATCGGAGAAGCAGCAAACAAGATTCCTAAACACATTCGTGAGATATATTCAGAGATACCGTGGGAAGAAATAATTGGCATGAGGAACAAACTTATTCACGAATATTTTGGACTAGATCTTTCTATTATCTGGCAAACAAAAGAAGATGATTTATTACTTTTAGAGAATACAGTTCAGAGAATGCTATCTGATTTATATGATAAATGA
- a CDS encoding AAA family ATPase, translating into MLYPRTISSQLSDAMKHFPVVLLTGARQVGKSTLALTRLDNYITLDDIVVYASARTDPHLFINSLKKPVVIDEIQKVPELLSAIKFNVDRKRVNGSYLLTGSTNILAYKDIADTLAGRVAIFETFVFTELLKAVRYSEKPSNIFFYRTFDREDIQVIMKTLEEIKEIISQHKDELKKQYGIKEIGIFGSYVRDDQDESSDVDILVEFERPIGFIKFMQLENSISELLGIKVDLVTKKALKPYIGKRILQEVQYV; encoded by the coding sequence ATGCTTTACCCGCGAACTATTTCCTCTCAACTTTCTGATGCTATGAAGCATTTTCCCGTAGTCCTTCTGACCGGGGCGAGGCAGGTCGGTAAATCCACCCTCGCTTTAACAAGGCTTGATAATTATATAACCCTTGATGATATTGTGGTGTATGCCTCTGCACGGACAGATCCCCATCTGTTTATCAACAGTCTCAAAAAGCCGGTTGTCATTGATGAAATCCAGAAAGTACCGGAGCTTTTGAGTGCGATCAAATTTAACGTAGACCGGAAAAGGGTGAACGGGAGCTACCTTTTGACAGGTTCAACAAATATACTGGCATATAAAGACATAGCGGATACCCTTGCAGGAAGGGTTGCGATTTTTGAGACATTTGTTTTCACTGAACTTCTGAAAGCTGTGAGATATTCAGAGAAGCCTTCCAATATTTTCTTTTACAGAACCTTTGACAGAGAGGATATTCAGGTAATAATGAAGACACTCGAGGAAATTAAAGAGATAATCAGCCAGCACAAAGACGAACTGAAAAAACAATATGGAATTAAGGAAATAGGTATATTTGGTTCGTATGTCAGAGATGATCAAGATGAAAGTAGCGATGTAGATATTCTGGTTGAATTTGAAAGGCCTATAGGATTTATAAAATTTATGCAGCTTGAAAATAGTATTTCTGAATTACTTGGAATAAAAGTTGACCTTGTGACAAAAAAAGCCTTGAAGCCTTATATTGGAAAAAGAATCCTTCAAGAGGTTCAATATGTCTGA
- a CDS encoding DUF86 domain-containing protein produces MRQEDIQSKIDIIVENLNKLSILREKNYEDFISDFRNVASSLYLLQTSIQALLDIGSYIIANLGLKMPNTNAEIIKILSDAGYIPKEKVEVYTNMSKFRNRIVHLYNHIDTGMLYDILANEMSDIKEFYTTLLEIIENQK; encoded by the coding sequence ATGAGACAGGAAGATATTCAGTCAAAGATAGATATTATTGTAGAAAACCTTAATAAATTAAGCATATTAAGGGAAAAGAATTATGAAGATTTTATCTCTGACTTCAGGAATGTTGCGTCTTCTCTTTACCTTTTGCAGACATCTATACAGGCGCTCCTTGACATCGGAAGTTACATAATTGCCAATCTTGGATTAAAAATGCCTAATACAAATGCTGAGATAATCAAGATACTTTCCGATGCGGGATATATACCTAAAGAAAAGGTAGAGGTTTATACAAATATGTCTAAGTTCAGAAACAGGATTGTTCATTTGTATAATCATATAGATACAGGGATGCTTTATGATATTCTCGCAAATGAGATGTCCGACATAAAAGAATTCTATACAACCCTTCTTGAGATTATTGAAAACCAAAAGTGA